Proteins encoded by one window of Haematobia irritans isolate KBUSLIRL chromosome 2, ASM5000362v1, whole genome shotgun sequence:
- the LOC142227333 gene encoding uncharacterized protein LOC142227333, with protein sequence MREKDHSPRKMLPSPKQGSVYPILGSMPYNNFNSNVPYDLSSPGRGHSSTAATALTTALTALYQTQKDLKKDRRRGHNEQPLDLRLAHKKHDGGGGVGASGGGSDQDGDSTEMMEDENSNLVMISTSQLDKSCHNSECNNNSTNANSRVPRDDEKIADMHLINELNNNNNNNNNFLLQNHSALQEQFEQLNNKKMLRVLRDQAKTLPTNLDQLPFPVTALHPTLLETIAKAMPPLPYRNLFFLPRPNQPNNPANFPFFSGPNINKETKKNTTTITATTTTPPIATTDSPMAEMKFDASTPNRPSSLTESLANSLLLNQNGTNSVQPPPNTQHYRQKRPAVNRSSAPSSGGGANHLYKSKDRYTCKFCGKVFPRSANLTRHLRTHTGEQPYKCKYCERSFSISSNLQRHVRNIHNKERPFKCEICERCFGQQTNLDRHLKKHDADAVSMGLGLNERIRGGLRRFCENPAEESYFEEIRSFMGKVTQLPLNSSAAAATAAAIGNKHHLMETSTTPHSEPHSPGRSSPYAPSDPDSTASGLRIIIKDEHSNHSIQSNEGLLQTDQQRHLQEQSQSTGQNERGSQSSSSSSSAPSPSAHRNEDIEATTTTNTNKLSPFRNSPSEGCPAAT encoded by the coding sequence ATGAGAGAAAAAGATCATTCTCCCAGAAAAATGCTTCCTAGCCCCAAACAAGGGTCTGTTTACCCGATTTTAGGCTCCATGCCTTACAATAATTTCAACTCAAATGTACCTTATGACCTATCGTCGCCAGGAAGAGGGCATAGCTCGACCGCAGCTACCGCCCTCACTACAGCATTAACGGCCCTCTATCAAACGCAAAAGGATTTGAAAAAAGATCGAAGGCGTGGTCATAACGAACAACCCTTGGATCTTAGACTGGCCCATAAAAAACACGATGGCGGTGGTGGTGTGGGGGCAAGTGGTGGTGGCAGTGATCAAGATGGCGATTCAACGGAAATGATGGAAGATGAGAATAGCAACTTGGTTATGATTAGCACCTCCCAATTGGATAAATCCTGTCATAATTCCGAATGTAATAATAACTCCACCAATGCCAATTCCAGAGTTCCACGGGATGATGAGAAAATTGCCGACATGCATCTCATAAATGAAttgaataacaacaacaacaataacaataatttcTTATTGCAAAATCACTCAGCGCTACAGGAGCAATTCGAACAATTGAACAACAAAAAGATGCTCAGGGTATTGAGGGATCAAGCCAAAACCTTACCCACCAACCTGGACCAGCTGCCATTTCCAGTGACGGCTTTACATCCCACTCTACTTGAGACTATAGCCAAAGCAATGCCTCCGCTTCCATATCGAAATCTATTCTTTCTGCCACGACCGAACCAGCCTAATAACCCTGCgaatttcccatttttttcggGACCCAACATAAACAAAGAGACGAAAAAGAATACCACCACAATTACTGCAACAACCACAACGCCTCCCATAGCCACGACGGATTCGCCAATGGCGGAGATGAAATTCGATGCATCGACGCCCAATAGACCCAGTTCGCTGACCGAAAGCTTAGCAAACTCCTTACTACTTAATCAGAATGGAACCAATTCGGTCCAACCTCCGCCCAATACCCAGCACTATCGGCAAAAGAGGCCTGCGGTAAATCGTTCCAGTGCCCCGTCATCAGGTGGGGGCGCTAATCATCTGTACAAATCTAAAGACCGCTACACTTGTAAATTTTGCGGCAAAGTATTTCCACGGTCGGCAAATCTGACGCGGCACCTGAGAACGCACACTGGAGAACAACCCTACAAATGTAAATACTGTGAACGTTCCTTTAGTATATCCTCCAACCTGCAGCGACATGTACGCAACATCCACAACAAGGAGAGACCTTTCAAATGTGAAATCTGCGAGAGATGCTTTGGCCAACAAACGAATCTGGACAGGCATTTGAAGAAGCATGATGCAGATGCTGTCTCCATGGGTTTAGGTCTCAACGAACGTATCCGTGGAGGTCTACGGCGCTTCTGTGAAAATCCTGCAGAAGAGTCATACTTCGAAGAGATTCGTTCCTTTATGGGTAAAGTCACTCAATTGCCGTTAAATTCATCGGCAGCAGCGGCGACAGCTGCAGCGATTGGCAATAAGCATCATCTAATGGAAACAAGTACAACCCCACATTCGGAACCTCATTCACCAGGACGCAGTTCACCGTATGCGCCATCAGATCCAGACTCTACCGCCAGTGGTCTAAGGATTATAATAAAGGATGAGCATAGTAATCATAGCATTCAATCAAATGAAGGATTACTGCAAACAGATCAACAACGCCATCTACAGGAACAGTCGCAATCTACTGGTCAAAATGAACGGGGTTCccaatcgtcatcatcatcgtcatcagcaCCATCACCTTCAGCGCATAGAAATGAGGATATCGAGGCTACCACCACAACGAATACAAATAAACTTAGTCCTTTTAGAAATTCTCCAAGTGAAGGGTGTCCTGCAGCTACTTAA